In one window of Arthrobacter pascens DNA:
- a CDS encoding HpcH/HpaI aldolase/citrate lyase family protein produces the protein MTSTAATETVRPERHIPAEIARSWLLVNAMKTELFDQSAVSRADSIILDIEDAVDPSQKEHARGNVVEWLTRGGKAWVRINDATSPFWAEDLAGLRGTPGLLGVMLAKTESADQVTESFHRMDGKTPVIPLVESALGIEEANNIAKAQGAFRLAFGSGDFRRDTGMAATPEAMAYPRAKLVVASRVGNLPGPIDGPTVGTSHPILREQTGITVMMGMTGKLCLAIDQTPVINEVISPTPSDVAWATDFMADFEANGRVIRDGSDLPRLGRAEKIMKLAVAFGVQPAL, from the coding sequence ATGACCTCTACCGCCGCCACCGAGACAGTTCGGCCCGAACGCCATATCCCCGCAGAAATCGCCCGCTCATGGCTTCTGGTTAACGCGATGAAAACAGAGCTTTTTGACCAGTCCGCGGTCTCGCGCGCTGACTCGATCATCTTGGACATTGAAGACGCGGTGGACCCGTCGCAAAAAGAGCACGCCCGCGGCAACGTCGTGGAGTGGCTTACCCGTGGCGGGAAGGCCTGGGTGCGGATCAACGATGCCACCAGCCCGTTCTGGGCCGAGGACCTTGCCGGACTGCGTGGAACGCCCGGACTCCTCGGCGTGATGCTCGCCAAAACCGAATCCGCCGATCAGGTGACCGAGAGCTTCCACCGGATGGACGGAAAAACGCCGGTCATTCCGCTTGTCGAATCGGCCCTGGGCATCGAGGAGGCCAACAACATTGCCAAGGCCCAGGGAGCGTTCCGCCTGGCCTTCGGTTCCGGTGACTTCCGCCGTGACACCGGGATGGCAGCCACTCCCGAAGCCATGGCCTACCCCCGCGCCAAGCTCGTCGTCGCCAGCCGCGTCGGCAACCTGCCCGGCCCCATCGATGGCCCCACCGTCGGCACCAGCCACCCCATCCTGCGCGAGCAGACCGGTATCACGGTGATGATGGGCATGACAGGCAAGCTGTGCCTGGCCATCGACCAGACCCCCGTTATCAATGAAGTCATCAGCCCCACGCCCTCAGACGTTGCGTGGGCCACGGACTTCATGGCCGACTTCGAAGCCAACGGCCGCGTCATCCGCGATGGCTCCGACCTTCCCCGGCTGGGCCGTGCCGAGAAGATCATGAAGCTCGCGGTAGCCTTTGGCGTGCAGCCGGCGCTGTAG
- a CDS encoding DUF2797 domain-containing protein gives MTGTRYLVHGVFWDGQPAPGRGHDGGAPVMRLQSPSGDFLQLSLQPGARLGFQIVEQFRSCLGHLRVQSSVRRDHILCSTGAPAARGKQCERCFMLDESRLIHDFHRGGRVPPGLLDYLMQEHWLYVATFAGGSTKVGTASGPRKWNRLAEQGAVVARYVARAQDGRVVRILEDLVTAEAGLTQQVRSAAKTEALLQPLGEAELDALNAGHAGSVRGLLARTAVEGFTVADEQWIRPEQTSTLYSPAARHAYPHPLDNGRHGFDIAALSGTNALARLDGTDAAFVVNLGHLAARTIVLGDFASPVPAVQESLF, from the coding sequence GTGACCGGTACCCGCTATCTGGTCCACGGGGTCTTTTGGGATGGTCAGCCGGCTCCCGGCAGAGGGCACGACGGCGGCGCCCCGGTGATGCGCCTTCAGTCACCGTCCGGGGACTTCCTTCAGCTCAGTCTCCAGCCCGGTGCCCGGCTCGGCTTCCAGATCGTCGAACAGTTCAGATCCTGTCTGGGGCACCTTCGCGTCCAGTCATCAGTTCGGCGGGACCACATCCTCTGCTCAACAGGCGCCCCGGCGGCCAGGGGCAAGCAGTGCGAGCGCTGCTTCATGCTTGACGAGTCACGGCTGATCCATGACTTTCACCGCGGCGGCCGCGTCCCCCCGGGGCTGCTGGACTACCTGATGCAGGAACACTGGCTGTATGTTGCCACTTTTGCCGGCGGCAGCACGAAGGTGGGAACTGCCTCCGGGCCGCGGAAATGGAACCGGCTCGCGGAGCAGGGAGCTGTGGTGGCCAGGTACGTGGCCCGGGCGCAGGACGGGCGCGTGGTGCGGATCCTGGAGGATCTGGTGACCGCAGAAGCCGGACTGACCCAGCAGGTGCGGTCTGCTGCCAAAACGGAAGCGCTGCTCCAGCCCCTCGGAGAAGCGGAACTGGATGCCCTCAATGCCGGCCATGCCGGATCGGTCCGCGGACTCCTGGCGCGCACCGCCGTCGAAGGCTTCACGGTCGCCGACGAGCAATGGATCCGCCCCGAACAGACGTCAACCCTGTACAGTCCCGCAGCCCGCCACGCCTACCCCCATCCGTTGGATAACGGGCGGCACGGCTTCGATATTGCCGCTCTGAGCGGGACCAACGCCCTTGCCCGGCTGGACGGAACCGATGCTGCATTCGTGGTGAACCTGGGCCACTTGGCGGCCCGCACCATTGTCCTGGGTGACTTCGCCTCACCGGTGCCCGCCGTGCAGGAGTCACTGTTCTAA
- a CDS encoding DUF3188 domain-containing protein yields MLNEFWATAPTAYKVLVFTAMGLIAVGIVLNLVGNISGNQGLATASLPVIGLGLLLHVAGIVVRGQAIRKSYKR; encoded by the coding sequence GTGCTGAACGAATTCTGGGCCACCGCGCCCACCGCCTATAAAGTCCTGGTTTTCACCGCCATGGGGCTCATCGCCGTCGGCATCGTCCTGAACCTCGTCGGGAACATCAGCGGCAACCAGGGACTGGCCACCGCCTCCCTACCGGTGATCGGGCTGGGCCTGCTTCTGCACGTCGCCGGAATTGTGGTCCGCGGCCAGGCCATCCGGAAAAGCTACAAGCGGTAG
- a CDS encoding SulP family inorganic anion transporter: protein MFSRFLPSRADYTNLRRSWRSDLLAGITVGIVALPLALAFGVSSGVGAAAGLVTAIVAGLVAAVMGGSPVQVSGPTGAMVVVLAPVVAVHGTGTVPLLSLMAGVMVCLLGISGLGRAVAFIPWPVVEGFTLGIAAIIFLQQVPLATGTAGIPGHNTLLAAIEAASGAVAPTVLLTLALVVGVAIVMLLVQKLFRALPASLLAVLLATVAAELLQLDIPRIGPLPDSLPSPSVPVIDPSTLGSLAMPAVAIAFLAAIESLLSARVAAGMTGPDGAPSGAYSPDRELTGQGLASVAAGLFGGMPATGAIARTAVNVRSGAKTRMAAAVHAVVLLGIVYLASGMVSRVPLAALGGVLMVTATRMVSRRTVAAILRSTRSDAAVFVLTAIITVAFDLIVAIQIGLAAAALFTLRKFASLSSVQREEISGPRTEGDEHIAVFRLDGAMFFGAAERILQEISQVKDVQVAIIRLSQLRMLDATGAHALVEVICALELRGITVLLKGVRPDHLTLVTNVGVIRSLRHHKHLFVELAAAVEHARSHVRRNAAYRL from the coding sequence ATGTTCAGCCGGTTCCTTCCGTCGCGGGCCGACTACACGAACCTCCGCCGATCCTGGCGGTCCGATCTGCTGGCGGGGATCACCGTGGGCATCGTCGCGCTGCCCCTTGCCCTGGCCTTCGGTGTCAGTTCCGGTGTGGGCGCTGCGGCCGGGCTCGTCACGGCGATCGTAGCCGGGCTGGTCGCGGCGGTCATGGGAGGCTCGCCCGTCCAGGTGTCCGGTCCGACGGGTGCCATGGTGGTGGTCCTTGCCCCCGTGGTGGCGGTCCACGGCACCGGCACCGTCCCCTTGCTGTCCCTGATGGCGGGCGTGATGGTCTGCCTCCTGGGAATCAGCGGCTTGGGCCGGGCGGTGGCATTCATTCCGTGGCCAGTGGTTGAAGGATTCACGCTGGGCATCGCGGCGATCATTTTCCTCCAGCAGGTTCCGCTCGCCACCGGCACCGCCGGAATCCCGGGCCATAACACCCTCCTCGCAGCCATCGAGGCCGCGTCCGGTGCTGTGGCACCCACGGTCCTGCTGACGCTCGCGCTCGTGGTGGGGGTGGCCATCGTGATGCTCCTGGTACAGAAGCTGTTCCGCGCCCTTCCGGCGAGCCTGCTCGCGGTGCTCCTGGCAACGGTGGCCGCTGAACTCCTGCAGCTGGACATCCCGCGGATCGGCCCGCTGCCGGATTCCCTTCCAAGCCCTTCGGTTCCCGTCATCGATCCAAGCACACTGGGCAGCCTGGCCATGCCGGCTGTGGCCATCGCCTTCCTCGCGGCAATCGAATCCCTGCTCTCAGCCCGGGTGGCCGCCGGCATGACCGGTCCGGACGGTGCACCAAGCGGGGCCTACAGTCCGGACCGGGAACTGACCGGCCAGGGCCTGGCGTCGGTCGCTGCGGGCTTGTTTGGTGGCATGCCCGCCACCGGCGCCATCGCGCGGACTGCCGTTAACGTTCGCTCAGGAGCCAAAACCAGGATGGCAGCCGCCGTCCACGCCGTCGTGCTTTTGGGTATTGTTTATCTGGCGTCGGGGATGGTCAGCCGCGTTCCGCTGGCCGCCCTGGGCGGTGTCCTGATGGTCACCGCCACCCGGATGGTGTCGCGGCGGACCGTGGCCGCAATCCTTCGCTCAACGCGGTCGGACGCGGCGGTCTTTGTCCTTACGGCAATCATTACCGTCGCCTTCGACCTGATCGTCGCAATCCAGATTGGACTGGCCGCGGCGGCGCTCTTCACCTTGCGCAAATTCGCTTCGCTCAGCAGTGTTCAGCGAGAAGAGATCTCCGGCCCCCGCACTGAAGGTGATGAGCATATTGCGGTCTTCCGGCTGGACGGTGCCATGTTCTTTGGCGCCGCGGAGCGCATCCTCCAAGAGATCAGCCAGGTGAAGGACGTCCAAGTGGCCATCATCCGGCTCTCGCAGCTGCGGATGCTCGATGCCACTGGCGCCCACGCACTGGTGGAGGTCATTTGCGCCTTGGAGCTGCGCGGCATCACGGTCCTGCTCAAGGGAGTCCGGCCCGACCATCTGACCCTGGTGACGAACGTTGGAGTGATCCGCTCGTTGCGGCACCATAAGCATCTGTTCGTGGAACTGGCAGCGGCAGTGGAGCATGCGCGCAGCCACGTCCGCCGGAATGCGGCCTACCGCTTGTAG
- a CDS encoding ArsR/SmtB family transcription factor, producing the protein MLSAAQAPLYEIKANLFKALAHPARIRILELLAAAPGNTTAVSNLLAETGLEASHLSQHLATLRRHKVVTSVRTANAVTYRLAHPGIATLLAVARTFLLDNLAESNEQLRLAQELPAGHLPGVSAS; encoded by the coding sequence ATGTTGTCCGCAGCCCAGGCTCCGCTCTACGAGATCAAGGCCAACCTTTTTAAGGCCCTGGCACACCCGGCCCGAATCCGGATCCTGGAGCTGTTGGCTGCAGCACCGGGGAACACCACGGCAGTCAGCAACCTTCTTGCCGAAACCGGCTTGGAGGCCTCCCATCTCTCCCAGCACCTCGCCACCCTCCGCAGGCACAAAGTGGTGACATCGGTCCGGACGGCCAACGCCGTCACGTACCGCCTGGCGCACCCCGGAATTGCGACTCTGCTGGCTGTCGCGCGTACCTTCCTGCTGGACAATCTCGCTGAATCAAACGAGCAGCTCCGGCTGGCGCAGGAGCTGCCGGCGGGGCACCTGCCCGGGGTGTCAGCGTCGTGA
- a CDS encoding FAS1-like dehydratase domain-containing protein, translating into MTINPDLQGRSYPAAEVYDVGREKIREFARAVKATHPAHFDIEAAKDLGHSDLVAPPTFAIIIAQRADAQLIEDPDSGIDFSRVVHADQRFTHHRPIFAGDRLVAELHVDGVRAMGGGAMITTRSEIFALAGHDGSARESVATTTSSILVRGEGQ; encoded by the coding sequence ATGACTATCAATCCGGACCTGCAGGGGCGCAGCTACCCTGCCGCAGAGGTGTACGACGTCGGCCGCGAGAAAATCCGCGAGTTTGCCCGCGCCGTCAAGGCCACCCACCCCGCCCACTTTGATATCGAGGCGGCAAAGGATCTGGGACACAGCGACCTGGTGGCGCCTCCCACGTTCGCCATCATCATCGCCCAGCGTGCCGACGCACAGCTGATCGAGGATCCGGACTCAGGCATCGACTTTTCCCGGGTGGTTCATGCGGACCAGCGGTTTACCCATCACCGCCCCATCTTTGCCGGCGACCGGCTGGTGGCCGAGCTTCATGTGGACGGTGTCCGTGCCATGGGCGGCGGCGCCATGATTACCACGCGCTCCGAGATCTTCGCGCTGGCCGGCCATGACGGTTCAGCCCGCGAGAGCGTTGCCACCACTACATCATCCATCCTGGTCCGCGGAGAGGGACAGTAA
- a CDS encoding MaoC family dehydratase, with the protein MSPSFHELTAGQDIGSRTVEVTRTDLVKYAGASGDFNPIHWNEAFATSVELPGVIAHGMFTMGAAVQLVTDWAGDPAAVVDFQTRFTKPVLVADTTGTPEPGATIEVTGAIGKLDADAGTARIDLTVVSAGQKVLMKAQAVVRLS; encoded by the coding sequence ATGAGCCCCAGCTTCCACGAACTCACGGCCGGCCAGGACATTGGCAGCCGCACTGTCGAGGTCACGCGCACGGACCTGGTCAAGTACGCCGGCGCTTCCGGCGACTTCAACCCCATCCACTGGAACGAGGCCTTTGCCACCAGCGTGGAACTTCCCGGCGTCATCGCGCACGGCATGTTCACCATGGGCGCTGCCGTACAGCTGGTGACCGACTGGGCCGGTGACCCCGCCGCCGTCGTCGACTTCCAGACGCGCTTCACCAAACCCGTCCTGGTCGCAGATACCACCGGCACGCCCGAACCCGGGGCCACCATCGAGGTCACTGGCGCCATTGGAAAGCTCGACGCCGATGCAGGCACCGCGCGCATTGACCTCACCGTGGTCTCGGCGGGGCAGAAAGTACTGATGAAGGCGCAGGCCGTCGTCAGGCTGTCCTGA
- a CDS encoding UDP-N-acetylmuramate dehydrogenase, with product MTQTLLSDLTTAAVGGPAGNYVEARTETEIIEAVRTADEAGEQLLLIGGGSNLLVSDDGFPGTVLRIASEGFTVNAEDSCGGVSVVVQAGHNWDALVEHAALHAWSGLEALAGIPGSTGATPVQNVGAYGSDVSQTIAVVRTWDRTRNAVKTFTNAELRFGYRDSILKQTTVNGSPRYVVLTVEFQLPLGRMSAPIKYAELARSLGVEPGKRAYSNDVRREVLRLRGSKGMVLDSADRDTYSTGSFFTNPIVPAQVALALPDSAPRYPAGQDGLVKLSAAWLIDQAGFGRGFGLEEGSVSGGRASLSTKHTLAITNRGSASAEDMLAIAREVRAGVVERFGIELHPEPLLIGLEL from the coding sequence GTGACCCAGACATTGCTTTCGGACCTGACTACGGCCGCCGTCGGAGGGCCCGCCGGCAACTACGTCGAGGCGAGGACCGAGACCGAGATCATCGAGGCGGTCCGCACCGCCGATGAAGCGGGCGAGCAACTGCTGCTTATAGGCGGCGGTTCCAACCTCCTGGTGTCCGACGACGGGTTCCCCGGAACCGTGCTCAGAATCGCTTCCGAGGGGTTCACAGTCAACGCTGAGGACTCCTGTGGCGGGGTGTCGGTGGTGGTCCAAGCCGGTCACAACTGGGATGCCCTGGTGGAACACGCCGCGCTGCATGCCTGGTCCGGCCTCGAGGCCCTGGCCGGGATCCCCGGCTCCACAGGGGCGACACCCGTCCAGAACGTTGGTGCCTACGGCTCCGATGTTTCCCAGACCATTGCCGTCGTACGGACCTGGGACCGGACCCGGAATGCCGTGAAGACCTTCACCAACGCGGAGCTCAGGTTCGGCTACCGCGATTCGATCCTCAAGCAGACCACCGTCAACGGTTCACCCCGCTACGTGGTGCTGACCGTTGAGTTCCAGCTGCCCCTCGGCCGGATGAGCGCGCCCATCAAGTATGCGGAGCTGGCTCGTTCACTGGGTGTGGAGCCTGGCAAGCGGGCGTATTCGAACGACGTCCGCCGTGAAGTGCTGCGCCTGCGCGGCTCCAAAGGCATGGTGCTTGACTCTGCCGACCGGGACACCTACTCCACCGGATCGTTCTTCACGAACCCCATCGTTCCTGCACAGGTGGCCCTGGCGCTGCCTGACTCCGCACCCCGGTATCCCGCAGGCCAGGACGGCCTGGTGAAGTTGTCGGCTGCCTGGCTTATCGATCAGGCAGGCTTTGGCAGGGGCTTTGGACTGGAGGAAGGAAGCGTATCCGGCGGGCGCGCCTCCCTGTCCACGAAGCACACGCTCGCCATCACCAACCGGGGCTCGGCAAGCGCCGAGGACATGCTGGCCATCGCACGCGAGGTGCGTGCCGGCGTCGTCGAACGCTTTGGCATTGAACTGCACCCGGAACCGCTGCTTATCGGGCTGGAGCTTTAG
- a CDS encoding winged helix DNA-binding domain-containing protein: MAGTSSKRMSRTIMGRLRLASQGLLGPGLGSVPEAVRWMTASQAQNLQEALWAVGLRVPAAGLTAVRAALDNGVVIRSWPMRGTLHLVAPEDLSWMLGLTADRLTRSIAGRHRELDITWADIEKCRDIALERVTGGGSLSRTELFDVFEAAGQPTTGQRGIHILGTLCRHGWLVQGPLAGNQQLLVAFDEWIPESRKLERQEGIAEFALRYFRSHGPATLRDFAWWTQIPLTEVRTAFEQVRGQLVELKFGDASYWMSPDTAALLDAGVPGQRSVLLLPGFDEFVLGYQDRSLVLAPEHAGKVVPGGNGVFKKTLVGGGEVTGTWAGPGKGRNAGVVPELFDEGKPLGPAAQAAFNRAADRYRAFLAG, translated from the coding sequence ATGGCAGGAACGTCATCGAAACGCATGAGCCGCACGATCATGGGCAGGCTCCGGCTTGCTTCCCAGGGGTTGCTGGGACCCGGCCTGGGTTCAGTTCCGGAGGCCGTCCGCTGGATGACGGCCTCCCAGGCCCAAAACCTGCAGGAGGCGCTGTGGGCCGTCGGCCTGCGGGTTCCTGCCGCCGGGCTGACTGCGGTCCGGGCAGCCCTGGATAACGGCGTGGTGATCCGTTCCTGGCCGATGCGCGGAACGTTGCACCTCGTGGCCCCCGAGGACCTGTCCTGGATGCTTGGCCTCACCGCCGATCGGCTCACCCGCAGCATCGCCGGCAGGCACCGGGAGCTGGACATCACCTGGGCTGACATCGAAAAGTGCCGCGACATTGCCTTGGAGCGCGTGACGGGCGGCGGCTCCTTGAGCAGGACTGAGCTGTTCGACGTGTTTGAGGCTGCCGGGCAGCCCACCACAGGCCAGCGGGGGATCCACATCCTGGGGACCCTGTGCCGCCACGGTTGGCTCGTCCAGGGTCCGCTTGCCGGCAACCAGCAGTTGCTGGTGGCGTTCGACGAATGGATCCCGGAGTCGCGCAAACTCGAGCGGCAGGAGGGGATCGCCGAGTTTGCGCTGCGGTACTTCAGGAGCCATGGCCCGGCCACACTGCGTGACTTCGCCTGGTGGACGCAAATTCCCCTGACGGAAGTCCGCACTGCGTTTGAGCAGGTCCGGGGGCAACTCGTCGAACTCAAGTTCGGCGACGCCAGCTACTGGATGTCGCCGGACACCGCTGCACTGCTCGACGCCGGAGTGCCCGGCCAGCGGTCCGTTCTCCTGCTGCCCGGTTTCGACGAGTTCGTTCTTGGTTACCAGGACCGGAGCCTGGTCCTGGCACCTGAGCACGCCGGGAAGGTTGTCCCGGGCGGCAATGGCGTCTTCAAGAAGACCCTGGTCGGCGGGGGAGAGGTGACCGGCACGTGGGCCGGCCCGGGCAAGGGCCGGAACGCCGGCGTCGTGCCTGAACTCTTCGACGAGGGCAAGCCCCTCGGTCCGGCTGCCCAGGCGGCGTTCAACAGGGCCGCGGACCGGTACCGGGCGTTCCTGGCCGGCTGA